The nucleotide window TCACGCAACTGACCGTATTCTCCACGCTCAATGCCAGGCATTTCTACCTGAAACACGGCTACCGGACACACAAACCCGCAACGCACTCCCTGCCCGGCGGCCTGGAACTGGAATGCATTGAAATGCATAAGCGCCTCGGCTGATCACGACGAAACGCCCATGAAACAGCCAAGCCATATACTGCACACCGGACTCATCGACCGCCTTGACCGAAGCGGCACTGAAATCCCCTGCTAGGGCAGCGGCCAGGACGGGGAATACCGCCCGGGATGCAAGACGGGCTCCGACCATTTCGCCGTTCATGGGGAAGTGGTCCTACCGAGGCAGAAGTGATAAAAATGTACCAGCCCCATGGAGGTTCAACATGAAAATCCGACACTGCTCACCGAGGCCTGCTCTAAACGAATGTTCTTTGGAATCCTGTGCTTACCAGGTTGATCCATACATAGGGTGTGCGCATCTTTGTCATTACTGCTATGCACTCAATGGAGCCGAAACAAATTGGTCCCGGGAAATTCTGTATTACGAGGACATCCAAACCCAACTGGCCACAGAGCTTGAGGGGATTCCGGCACAACACATCTACATGGGGTGGAAAACAGACCCGTACCAGCCTTGCGAAGAAGAACTGAAGCAAACCAGAAGAGTGCTTGAACTGTTACACTCACGAGGATTTTCAGTGAGTATCCTGACCAAATCCAATTTGGTGCTTCGAGATCTGGACATCCTCACATCCATGGATCAATCCGCTATCAGCCTGTCTGTAGCCTTTGATGATGAAAACACACGTGAACTTCTTGAAGCCAACACGATGTCTACCCTGGCCAGAATAGAGGCCCTGAAGGAATGCAAGCAGGCCGGATTACGTGTTTCTGCAATGATTTGCCCTGTAATTCCATATGTTAACGATCCAATACCCATACTCGAAAAAGTAACACCGTTTGTGAACAAAATATGGGTGTATGGTCTCAGCATTCTCGATGAATCAGAAACGAATTGGAAGAATATCGACGACCTCTTGAAGAAGAAGTATCCATCCGAGTATTCCGAAATGCGGAATGCGATTTTCGACAGAACCCATCATTTCTGGGCCGAACTCAGGGCTGAAATACTTGATGCCTGCTCCCGGAGAAGCTTTGATCTGTCAATACACATATAGGGCTTTTCGACTCCCCATGGAAGCTCCTGAGCCGGCCTCAGGGGCACGCTCCCCCAATCGATCGCCTCTCTATGATTACGAACACTTTTAATGCAATAATTACAGATAAATCCAACAGGAACAGCCTGGACCGGCAGCCCCTGACGCGAAAGCTGGAAGTTCTGTTGCCATGGACTGTCTTCATCCCGAAAGAGTCATCCGCCTTTGACGCGGCAACCAGGATGGATATATAACCGCTCCCGGCACCCCAACAACTAACCCGAAAAAAACTCATGCCCACTCGTTCCCCATTGGATACCCTTGCCACCGCACTGGCCACCCTCGGCCCCATCGGCCATTTCCCCAAGGCCCCCGGCACATGGGGTTCCCTGGCTGCCGTGGTGGCCGCACCATGGCTTTTCCTGCCCCTTCCGCCTGCCGGACGCCTCGCGGTCCTGGCTGCGGTCTTCGTGGTGGGCACCTGGGCGTGTTCCCGCGCCGAAAAAGTCCTGGGCGCCAAAGACCCCGGCTGCGTGATCATCGACGAACTGTTCGGCCAATGGCTCGCCCTGCTCCTGTTCGCGGCCATGCCGCTCTGGTATCTGACACTCGGCTTTGTCCTGTTCCGCATCTTCGACATACTCAAGCCGTGGCCGGTCAAATGGGCGGAAACAGCCTTCCCCGGCGGCCTGGGCGTCATGGCCGACGACGGCGTGGCCGGTCTCTACGCACTCGGCTTCCTGCACCTGATCCATTATCTTCTGACCATGCTC belongs to Pseudodesulfovibrio portus and includes:
- a CDS encoding SPL family radical SAM protein; protein product: MKIRHCSPRPALNECSLESCAYQVDPYIGCAHLCHYCYALNGAETNWSREILYYEDIQTQLATELEGIPAQHIYMGWKTDPYQPCEEELKQTRRVLELLHSRGFSVSILTKSNLVLRDLDILTSMDQSAISLSVAFDDENTRELLEANTMSTLARIEALKECKQAGLRVSAMICPVIPYVNDPIPILEKVTPFVNKIWVYGLSILDESETNWKNIDDLLKKKYPSEYSEMRNAIFDRTHHFWAELRAEILDACSRRSFDLSIHI
- a CDS encoding phosphatidylglycerophosphatase A family protein, producing the protein MPTRSPLDTLATALATLGPIGHFPKAPGTWGSLAAVVAAPWLFLPLPPAGRLAVLAAVFVVGTWACSRAEKVLGAKDPGCVIIDELFGQWLALLLFAAMPLWYLTLGFVLFRIFDILKPWPVKWAETAFPGGLGVMADDGVAGLYALGFLHLIHYLLTMLA